A DNA window from Dendrosporobacter quercicolus contains the following coding sequences:
- a CDS encoding hydrogenase 4 subunit F: MVWVAAMFLMPLLTGLLAGLTKNQRQCELRQAAGAGLTLVSAGLTAAQVMTGQPLSLWQNVIYIDALGAFNILLIALVGFIAAVYSVGYLRHDVAELTLSVRQIRFYYLFFHFFILTMLAVSAVNSLGLLWVGIELTTLISAVLVAFYGKQNALEAAWKYLIMGSVGIAFALLGIIFLYLSGIHTLGQHSSALNWTALVQVAGELNAGWVKTGFIFILIGFGTKAGLAPMHFWLPDAHSQAPSPISAVLSGVLLNTALYGLFRVYAIANVTLEGQAAQYLIFFGLLSIAFTVPFIMVQHDLKRMLAYSSVEHMGIITLSVGIGGALGLYGAFLHMFNHSMAKSLLFFAAGTICQRYHSKQMHRITGLLKAMPVTGGIFLLAAVAITGAPPFNIFLSELTIMMAGFQADQVWVSALLVALISLIFAGMMYYMIKMVFGEAPAKLPKLAVSRWSTIALIIPLALVVLCGWYIPPVLDDTLSQAAGVLQEAGK; encoded by the coding sequence ATGGTTTGGGTGGCAGCAATGTTTCTGATGCCGTTATTGACAGGCCTGCTGGCCGGGCTGACTAAAAATCAGCGCCAGTGTGAACTGCGCCAGGCGGCCGGAGCCGGCCTGACTCTGGTCAGCGCCGGCCTGACCGCCGCGCAGGTAATGACCGGGCAGCCGCTTTCCCTTTGGCAGAATGTCATCTATATTGATGCCCTGGGCGCTTTTAATATTTTACTTATTGCTCTGGTCGGCTTTATTGCCGCAGTTTACTCGGTAGGCTATCTGCGCCATGATGTGGCGGAACTGACACTTAGTGTCAGACAGATTCGTTTTTATTATCTGTTCTTTCATTTTTTTATTCTGACCATGCTGGCGGTCAGTGCGGTCAACAGTCTGGGCTTACTATGGGTGGGCATTGAATTGACGACTTTAATTTCAGCGGTATTGGTGGCCTTTTACGGCAAGCAAAATGCGCTGGAAGCGGCCTGGAAATATTTAATTATGGGCAGTGTGGGCATTGCGTTCGCCCTGCTGGGCATTATTTTTCTTTACTTATCGGGCATTCATACGCTGGGGCAGCATTCCTCGGCGCTCAACTGGACGGCTTTGGTCCAGGTCGCCGGCGAGTTGAACGCCGGCTGGGTCAAAACAGGCTTTATCTTTATTTTAATCGGCTTTGGTACGAAGGCCGGTCTGGCGCCCATGCATTTTTGGCTGCCTGACGCGCACAGCCAGGCGCCGTCCCCCATTAGCGCAGTGCTGTCCGGGGTATTGCTGAATACCGCGCTGTATGGCTTGTTCCGGGTCTATGCCATTGCCAACGTAACGCTGGAGGGCCAGGCGGCTCAATATTTAATCTTTTTCGGTCTATTATCCATTGCCTTTACGGTGCCGTTTATTATGGTACAACATGATTTAAAGCGCATGCTGGCTTACTCCAGTGTCGAACATATGGGAATTATCACGCTCAGTGTGGGAATTGGCGGAGCGCTCGGTTTATACGGGGCTTTTCTCCATATGTTTAATCACTCAATGGCCAAATCCCTATTGTTTTTTGCCGCAGGCACCATTTGTCAGCGGTATCATTCCAAGCAAATGCACCGGATTACCGGACTCTTAAAGGCCATGCCGGTAACCGGCGGAATTTTTTTGCTGGCTGCTGTGGCCATCACCGGCGCGCCGCCGTTTAATATCTTCTTAAGCGAGCTGACGATTATGATGGCCGGATTTCAGGCCGATCAGGTCTGGGTATCGGCGCTGCTGGTGGCCCTAATTTCCCTGATTTTCGCCGGTATGATGTATTACATGATTAAAATGGTGTTTGGCGAAGCGCCGGCGAAGCTGCCAAAATTAGCGGTCAGCCGCTGGTCAACCATAGCGCTCATTATTCCGCTGGCGCTGGTTGTACTGTGCGGCTGGTATATTCCGCCGGTGCTTGACGACACGCTTAGTCAAGCGGCCGGTGTATTACAGGAGGCAGGTAAATGA
- a CDS encoding NADH-quinone oxidoreductase subunit C translates to MMQLTVKQAVIRLLQGLGRKIAESRAVRANETEITVNKADLPLACNYLCNEKQGRLFTMVGSDERQTNGFFVLYYVFCFDDIGQFITVRTLIEEADPTFPSTAVEMPAANWYEREVKDLLGLRALGHPDRRPLILHGDWPEDQYPLRKDFPADALVERQPDRQTFLQYDSGDITRIPVGPIHAGIIEPGHFSFGAVGDTVLHLDARLFYTHRGLEKRCEGLPLSKALFTAERICGVCTLSHAAAFAQAVETAARTAVPERARFLRTLFLELERLYNHVGDIGNLCAGFGFATGVSHGGRLREQLLQLNEQITGHRYLRGIIDLGGLRLDVTPAELRTVATVLGEVEADFDELLDIILTHDIALDRMTATGVLRLEQAVDLAVVGVAARASGRNIDIRRELPYAAYDRVKFGVPLYTAGDVLARFKVRADEVKASLGIIRQVIDQLPAGTVKAAIGPIKPYTRAMGWAESPRGEVCHWLMTGPDQTVYRYRVRSAAYSNWPAVALTVPGNIVPDFPLINKSFELCYSCCDR, encoded by the coding sequence ATGATGCAACTGACTGTCAAGCAAGCGGTCATCCGTCTGTTGCAGGGGCTGGGCAGGAAAATTGCGGAAAGCAGGGCGGTCCGGGCGAATGAGACGGAGATAACGGTAAATAAAGCGGATTTGCCTTTGGCCTGCAATTATTTATGCAATGAGAAGCAGGGCCGCCTGTTTACCATGGTGGGCAGTGACGAACGGCAGACCAATGGCTTCTTTGTATTATATTATGTTTTTTGTTTTGATGATATCGGGCAGTTTATTACAGTAAGAACGCTGATTGAGGAAGCCGACCCCACCTTTCCCTCCACCGCTGTGGAGATGCCTGCCGCCAACTGGTACGAACGGGAGGTCAAAGATTTGCTGGGGCTAAGAGCGCTGGGGCATCCCGACCGCCGCCCCCTTATTCTGCATGGCGACTGGCCGGAAGATCAGTACCCCCTGCGCAAGGATTTTCCGGCTGATGCCCTGGTTGAACGCCAGCCGGACCGGCAAACCTTCCTGCAATATGACAGCGGCGATATCACCCGGATTCCGGTTGGGCCAATTCACGCCGGTATTATTGAACCAGGCCATTTTAGCTTTGGCGCTGTCGGTGATACAGTGCTGCATTTGGACGCGCGTTTGTTTTATACCCATCGCGGCCTGGAAAAACGCTGTGAGGGATTGCCGCTGAGCAAGGCGTTATTTACGGCCGAACGGATTTGCGGCGTCTGTACTCTATCCCATGCCGCAGCCTTTGCCCAGGCAGTGGAGACGGCAGCCCGGACTGCTGTTCCGGAGCGGGCCCGGTTCTTGCGTACGCTGTTTCTGGAATTGGAACGGCTGTATAATCATGTCGGGGATATCGGCAATTTATGCGCCGGCTTTGGCTTTGCCACGGGCGTCAGTCATGGCGGCAGGCTGCGGGAGCAACTGCTGCAGCTGAATGAGCAGATTACCGGTCACCGTTATTTGCGGGGGATTATTGATTTGGGCGGCTTGCGGCTTGATGTCACACCGGCGGAGCTCAGAACTGTTGCGACGGTATTAGGCGAGGTGGAAGCCGATTTTGATGAACTGCTGGATATTATCCTGACGCATGATATCGCGCTGGACCGGATGACGGCAACCGGGGTATTGCGGCTGGAGCAGGCGGTGGATTTAGCAGTGGTGGGGGTGGCCGCCAGGGCCTCAGGACGCAATATCGATATTCGCCGGGAGCTGCCTTACGCCGCCTATGACCGCGTGAAGTTTGGTGTGCCGCTGTATACCGCAGGCGACGTGCTGGCCCGGTTTAAGGTGCGGGCGGATGAGGTTAAGGCTTCGCTGGGCATCATCAGGCAAGTGATTGACCAGCTGCCTGCGGGAACAGTCAAAGCAGCCATTGGGCCGATAAAGCCGTATACCAGGGCCATGGGGTGGGCGGAATCGCCGCGCGGGGAAGTCTGCCACTGGCTGATGACCGGGCCTGACCAGACGGTATACCGTTACCGGGTACGCTCGGCGGCCTACAGCAACTGGCCGGCGGTGGCGCTTACCGTGCCGGGCAATATTGTGCCGGATTTTCCGCTGATCAATAAAAGCTTTGAGTTGTGCTATTCCTGCTGTGACCGTTGA
- a CDS encoding 4Fe-4S dicluster domain-containing protein, with amino-acid sequence MFEILRKIWRTGTVTTRQPLTAAAVKFRGKIAVDRTKCTCCQDCVGICPGGALRLLTVNGREVLALDHGKCVFCGNCAQVCPVQALRITNQGYLAVKDKRQLVETGEGQDQKFR; translated from the coding sequence ATGTTTGAGATATTAAGAAAAATCTGGCGTACAGGTACGGTCACAACACGGCAGCCGCTGACTGCCGCCGCCGTTAAATTCCGGGGTAAAATAGCCGTGGACCGGACCAAATGCACCTGCTGCCAGGACTGCGTCGGGATTTGCCCCGGCGGAGCGCTGCGTCTGTTGACAGTAAACGGGCGGGAAGTTTTGGCCCTTGATCACGGCAAATGCGTATTTTGCGGCAATTGCGCCCAGGTTTGTCCGGTGCAGGCTTTGCGGATTACCAATCAGGGCTATCTTGCGGTGAAAGATAAGCGGCAGTTAGTGGAGACCGGCGAGGGGCAGGATCAGAAATTTCGCTGA
- a CDS encoding NADH-quinone oxidoreductase subunit B family protein gives MEDDQASLPPADWQARLKKLLGCSLHIRHVDAGSCNGCDFEMMALCNPVYDVQRFGIEFVASPRHADMLLVTGGVTRHLAEALKKTYQAAAAPKLVVAVGSCACSGGIAGQSYANAGGVDKIVPVDVYIPGCPPRPAALLEGILLALNRV, from the coding sequence ATGGAAGATGATCAAGCGTCACTGCCGCCGGCTGATTGGCAGGCCAGGCTGAAAAAGCTGCTGGGCTGTTCGCTGCATATTCGCCATGTTGACGCCGGTTCATGCAATGGCTGCGACTTTGAAATGATGGCCCTTTGCAACCCGGTTTATGACGTGCAGCGCTTTGGCATTGAATTTGTGGCTTCGCCGCGTCATGCCGATATGCTGCTGGTTACCGGGGGCGTAACCCGGCATTTGGCGGAAGCGTTAAAAAAGACCTATCAGGCTGCCGCCGCGCCCAAGCTGGTGGTGGCCGTCGGCTCCTGCGCCTGCAGCGGCGGCATTGCCGGGCAATCGTATGCCAATGCCGGCGGTGTTGATAAAATCGTGCCGGTGGATGTCTATATCCCCGGCTGCCCGCCCCGGCCTGCCGCTTTACTTGAAGGAATTTTGCTGGCGCTCAACCGGGTCTGA
- a CDS encoding ArsR/SmtB family transcription factor, translating to MNLELQRFKADFFKALSHPLRIRILELLSEGDKNVNELQTLIGSEGSAVSQQLAVLRSKNIVFGTKDGNKVTYSLRDPMLIELLTVAKHIFNNHLIDTISMLDRFNEDQA from the coding sequence TTGAATTTAGAATTACAGCGGTTTAAAGCTGACTTCTTTAAAGCCCTGTCTCATCCCCTTCGCATTCGCATTCTTGAATTGTTGTCGGAAGGCGACAAAAATGTCAATGAACTGCAAACCCTGATTGGGAGCGAAGGCTCTGCCGTTTCCCAGCAACTGGCCGTTTTGCGCAGTAAAAACATTGTTTTCGGCACAAAAGACGGTAATAAGGTAACCTATTCGCTGCGTGATCCAATGCTGATCGAGCTGTTAACCGTGGCAAAACATATTTTCAATAATCATCTGATTGATACCATCAGTATGCTGGACCGCTTTAATGAAGATCAGGCTTAG
- a CDS encoding RrF2 family transcriptional regulator, whose protein sequence is MQLNQATDYAFRVLLHLAAVPEHIVSGQTIAEQQNIPPQFLQKIMRSLTKAGLVKSHRGAEGGYELARAAAAITLLDVIEAMEGAVSLNRCLADQNACTRCCPRVCTVHRALGRIQQQFLASLHQVNFADLVQEQEGEVESRI, encoded by the coding sequence GTGCAACTTAATCAGGCGACTGACTATGCTTTTCGGGTGCTGCTGCATCTGGCCGCTGTACCGGAGCATATTGTAAGCGGCCAGACCATTGCCGAGCAGCAGAATATCCCCCCGCAGTTTTTACAAAAAATTATGAGATCCTTGACCAAGGCCGGTCTGGTTAAGTCGCATCGTGGCGCTGAAGGCGGGTATGAGCTGGCCCGGGCGGCGGCGGCCATTACATTGCTTGATGTGATTGAGGCGATGGAAGGGGCTGTTTCGCTGAACCGCTGTCTGGCCGATCAAAATGCCTGCACTCGCTGCTGCCCCAGGGTCTGTACTGTACACAGAGCGTTGGGCCGGATTCAACAACAGTTTTTGGCGTCGCTGCATCAGGTCAATTTTGCCGACTTGGTGCAAGAGCAAGAAGGAGAGGTGGAGAGTAGGATATGA
- a CDS encoding cytochrome ubiquinol oxidase subunit I yields the protein MSEVLLARWQFGITSVYHFLFIPLTLGLSLMIAIMETMYVRTNNELYKKMTKFWGKLFLLNFSMGVVTGIVQEFHFGMNWSEYSRFMGDIFGAPLAMEALTAFFLESTFLGIWIFGWDRLSKRLHAACIWIVAFASNLSAYWILVANSFMQHPVGYAINNGRAEMTDFFALISNPYVLYQLPHTILSGVVTAGIFVLAVSAYHLLKGTHLEVFRTSFKFGLVWAIAGVFAVMGSGHLQTQFVAKAQPMKLAASEALWESADPAPFAIAAVIDEKNQKNSFEIGVPGALTLLAHDSFRGEIKGIKELQAAAAAKYGPGNYIPDVTALFWSFRTMIAAGMVMAAVTLVCGWLWFRGKLESYPLALKAMLWMLPLPYIANSAGWFVTEAGRQPWMVIGLQKVAQAASPNVTAAEIWLSMTGFTLIYGILAVAAVYLAVKFVKQGPVDQQPSAPAPAKGATLWS from the coding sequence ATGAGTGAAGTATTGTTAGCCAGGTGGCAGTTCGGTATTACCTCGGTATACCACTTTTTATTTATTCCGCTGACCTTAGGATTATCCTTAATGATCGCCATTATGGAAACTATGTATGTGCGGACCAATAATGAGCTGTATAAGAAGATGACCAAGTTCTGGGGCAAGCTGTTTCTGCTCAATTTCTCGATGGGAGTTGTAACCGGTATCGTGCAGGAGTTTCATTTCGGCATGAACTGGTCGGAATATTCCCGCTTTATGGGCGATATATTTGGCGCTCCCCTGGCCATGGAGGCGCTTACGGCCTTTTTTCTGGAGTCGACTTTTCTGGGAATCTGGATTTTCGGCTGGGACAGATTGTCCAAGAGGCTGCATGCCGCCTGTATTTGGATTGTGGCCTTTGCCAGCAATTTATCGGCTTACTGGATTCTCGTAGCCAATTCTTTCATGCAGCATCCGGTTGGCTATGCCATCAATAACGGCCGGGCTGAGATGACTGACTTTTTTGCCCTGATTTCCAATCCTTACGTATTATATCAATTGCCGCATACCATACTGTCGGGCGTGGTCACAGCCGGTATTTTCGTGCTGGCGGTCAGCGCTTATCATTTGCTTAAGGGTACCCATCTGGAGGTGTTCCGGACTTCATTTAAATTTGGACTGGTGTGGGCCATTGCCGGTGTTTTTGCCGTAATGGGCAGCGGCCATTTACAAACGCAGTTTGTGGCTAAAGCCCAGCCGATGAAACTGGCGGCCAGCGAGGCGCTGTGGGAATCGGCTGATCCGGCGCCATTTGCCATTGCTGCGGTGATTGATGAAAAAAATCAAAAAAACAGTTTTGAAATTGGCGTGCCGGGTGCGCTGACCTTACTGGCCCATGATTCTTTCCGGGGCGAGATTAAGGGCATCAAAGAACTGCAGGCCGCCGCCGCCGCTAAGTACGGGCCGGGAAACTATATTCCCGATGTTACCGCCCTGTTCTGGAGTTTCCGGACGATGATCGCCGCAGGCATGGTGATGGCAGCGGTTACGCTGGTGTGCGGCTGGTTATGGTTTAGAGGAAAACTGGAAAGTTACCCGCTGGCTTTAAAAGCAATGCTGTGGATGCTGCCGCTGCCCTATATTGCCAATTCGGCCGGCTGGTTTGTTACCGAGGCTGGCCGCCAGCCCTGGATGGTGATCGGCTTGCAGAAAGTTGCCCAGGCGGCCTCGCCGAATGTTACGGCAGCCGAGATCTGGCTGTCAATGACCGGCTTTACTTTGATTTATGGTATATTGGCTGTGGCGGCCGTGTATTTGGCCGTTAAGTTTGTCAAACAGGGACCGGTGGATCAGCAGCCCAGCGCGCCTGCGCCGGCAAAGGGGGCGACACTATGGAGTTAG
- the cydB gene encoding cytochrome d ubiquinol oxidase subunit II: MELDVLWFILIGVLFTGFFFLEGFDYGVGMLLPFLGRNDVERRVIINTIGPVWDGNEVWMITAGGAMFAAFPHFYATMFSGFYMALFLLLMALIVRGVAFEFRSKDDSPVWRSTWDWLLFAGSAVPALLWGVAITNLIQGVPINEKMIYAGNFFDLLSPYTLVGGVAFLLVFLFHGALFITLKVEGEMIERARAVALSGGALAAAAFLACVGLTYTNTDLFDSPLGSAALWGAVAVFVAGYAFTWLKKYGWGFAMSGLAIALTTAAFFAGLFPRLMVSSLNPAWSLTIHNASSTPYTLKIMTFAALTLVPLVLAYQIWTYWVFRKRVTAKHLEY, from the coding sequence ATGGAGTTAGATGTTTTGTGGTTTATCCTGATTGGCGTTTTGTTTACCGGGTTCTTTTTTCTTGAAGGCTTTGATTACGGGGTTGGAATGCTGCTGCCGTTTCTGGGGCGGAATGATGTTGAACGGCGGGTGATTATCAATACGATCGGGCCGGTCTGGGATGGCAACGAGGTATGGATGATTACCGCCGGCGGCGCAATGTTCGCCGCATTCCCCCATTTTTATGCAACAATGTTCAGCGGGTTTTATATGGCGCTGTTTTTGCTGCTGATGGCCCTGATTGTCCGCGGGGTGGCTTTTGAATTCCGCAGTAAGGATGACAGCCCGGTTTGGCGCAGCACCTGGGACTGGCTGCTGTTTGCCGGCAGTGCGGTACCGGCGCTGTTGTGGGGGGTCGCTATTACCAATCTGATTCAAGGCGTGCCGATTAATGAAAAGATGATTTACGCCGGGAACTTTTTTGATCTGCTCAGCCCGTACACCCTGGTTGGCGGCGTTGCTTTTCTGCTGGTATTTTTGTTTCACGGGGCGCTGTTTATTACTCTCAAGGTCGAAGGGGAAATGATTGAACGGGCCAGGGCAGTCGCCTTAAGCGGCGGCGCGCTGGCGGCGGCCGCTTTTCTGGCTTGCGTCGGGCTGACCTATACCAATACCGATTTATTTGACAGTCCGCTGGGCTCGGCTGCCCTGTGGGGAGCGGTGGCGGTGTTTGTGGCCGGTTACGCTTTTACCTGGCTAAAAAAGTATGGCTGGGGTTTTGCCATGAGCGGCCTGGCCATTGCGCTCACCACCGCGGCTTTCTTTGCCGGATTATTTCCACGTCTGATGGTATCGAGCCTCAACCCGGCCTGGAGCCTTACCATTCATAATGCTTCGTCCACGCCCTATACCTTAAAGATCATGACCTTTGCCGCGCTTACCCTGGTTCCGCTGGTGCTGGCTTATCAGATTTGGACCTACTGGGTTTTTCGCAAGCGGGTAACTGCTAAACATTTAGAATACTAG